CATTAACAAGACTTCTTGTTGTAGGTTTTGGCCACATAGTGGCACCTCGGACAGGCCTGGGTCGTCTTCTGGGACGTCTTCCGGGGGAGCGGTTCCTTCTTTGGACCTGGAGCGGTCTTCCGGGGAAGCGGTTCCTTCTTCGGAATTGGAGCGGTACGGGGCTTCTTGTTTCCTGGACCGGTAGGAGACGGTGTTGGATCTTTCTTCACACCTCCACATGGACAATCCCGGGAGAGGGTGTCCAACAGACCACAGCGGCTGCAGAACAGGGTGGGGGTTCTGCTACAGGTGGCTCTGGTGTGTTCCCCCTGGCCGCACCTCCAACACAACCCCGGGCGGAGCTCCACGTATACCTGGGGGCCCATAGTCCCAACGGTTCTGGTGCTTGGGGGTAGGTACTCGTCTTTGTCAGTTTGTTGTTCTTGTGTTTGTGTTCCCTTCCGTATCCTCGCTTTCGTCTCCAGGTACCTTTTACTGACTCCAGTTTTTCCCCAGGATTCAACGGTGTTGGATGGGACCTTCTCCCTGGGCGGTGTTGTCCCTGGTAGTCTCGCCGGTCCGAGCGCTGGGGACGGTGTTGTGGAGCAACCGGCGGCGATATTCGGCGTCGGGCGGAGGAATGCCTTCGCTGCTCCCAACGGTAAGGGGACCGGTCTGGGTGGATCTTCGGGTATGTCCACCTCCTCGGGGTCCACAAATCCCAGCTCCTTATCGAGGCGTTCCAGGATCTCCACCTCCATGTTGTCGTCAGCCATGGTGTCGGATGGA
The nucleotide sequence above comes from Coccinella septempunctata chromosome 4, icCocSept1.1, whole genome shotgun sequence. Encoded proteins:
- the LOC123311368 gene encoding uncharacterized protein LOC123311368 isoform X1, which translates into the protein MSDLQTTVSGACWRCGLPGSIWLTRGPSTRSCDRCGLWDTLEVCDCIEGREDIPWPRRMLTSEELALRACPRCSTDSQHLHLQKPTVEATTCPPSDTMADDNMEVEILERLDKELGFVDPEEVDIPEDPPRPVPLPLGAAKAFLRPTPNIAAGCSTTPSPALGPARLPGTTPPREKVPSNTVESWGKTGVSKRYLETKARIRKGTQTQEQQTDKDEYLPPSTRTVGTMGPQVYVELRPGLCWRCGQGEHTRATCSRTPTLFCSRCGLLDTLSRDCPCGGVKKDPTPSPTGPGNKKPRTAPIPKKEPLPRKTAPGPKKEPLPRKTSQKTTQACPRCHYVAKTYNKKSC
- the LOC123311368 gene encoding uncharacterized protein LOC123311368 isoform X2 — encoded protein: MSDLQTTVSGACWRCGLPGSIWLTRGPSTRSCDRCGLWDTLEVCDCIEGREDIPWPRRMLTSEELALRACPRCSTDSQHLHLKPTVEATTCPPSDTMADDNMEVEILERLDKELGFVDPEEVDIPEDPPRPVPLPLGAAKAFLRPTPNIAAGCSTTPSPALGPARLPGTTPPREKVPSNTVESWGKTGVSKRYLETKARIRKGTQTQEQQTDKDEYLPPSTRTVGTMGPQVYVELRPGLCWRCGQGEHTRATCSRTPTLFCSRCGLLDTLSRDCPCGGVKKDPTPSPTGPGNKKPRTAPIPKKEPLPRKTAPGPKKEPLPRKTSQKTTQACPRCHYVAKTYNKKSC